Proteins encoded by one window of Sphaerodactylus townsendi isolate TG3544 linkage group LG02, MPM_Stown_v2.3, whole genome shotgun sequence:
- the GTF2A1 gene encoding transcription initiation factor IIA subunit 1 — protein sequence MANSTNTNPVPKLYRSVIEDVINDVREVFLDEGVDEQVLVELKTLWENKLLQSKAVDGFHSEEQQLLLQVQQQQQQQQQQHHPHHHHPQPQPQQTVQQQSQTQQVLIPATQQGTNTYFIHRSKNKWKFHLKDGIMNLNGRDYVFSKAIGDAEW from the exons cctaaacTATATAGGTCTGTGATAGAAGATGTTATCAATGATGTCCGAGAAGTCTTTCTGGATGAGGGTGTTGATGAGCAAGTCCTTGTGGAACTGAAAACG CTTTGGGAGAACAAACTGCTTCAGTCTAAAGCTGTAGATGGATTTCATTCAGAAGAACAGCAACTTTTGTTGCAAgtgcagcaacaacagcagcagcaacaacaacagcatcaTCCTCATCACCATCACCCGCAACCACAGCCACAACAGACAGTGCAGCAGCAGTCCCAGACACAGCAAGTTCTTATTCCTGCAACACAGCAAGGTACAAACACATATTTT ATTCACAGAAGTAAGAACAAGTGGAAGTTTCACCTCAAAGACGGCATCATGAATCTTAATGGAAGAGATTATGTATTTTCCAAAGCCATTGGAGATGCAGAATGGTGA